The Phycisphaerae bacterium genome has a window encoding:
- a CDS encoding mechanosensitive ion channel: MRIDNLPTSVPRCGWRVWALALCLLTGLAQAQQPPASQPVPEGETPTTTQATSRPGGATETPVTGINVENIQERMARVEAATDLSDSAKAELLALGRQAIEQLNLAAAWELKIADYETTREQTPQLLEAARRELAEATSRPASASAADVPADATLDQLAQLLADAEARLKLCQEQSATLDAIAKTRSERLAELPDLLTDANARLQKITAEVGVPPAPGVNPAVVTARRVLLVAQRRAVEQEIKAYEEELRFFHARSELLATRRDKARLELAAAQARVTALQRIVRDRRQAEVERQMLEAEQELARAPQAVKDVAEINKRLVNERAELAARIDAGKDEVRTVAELGERLSREFAYMRANADRKELVDVIGPLVLERQDELNGLARYERALAEVKKEFTRVGLRIAELDDIRQSLTGQEEEVAGVQRAIEEALGAEVAQRMEPRVRKLLAARRETLEGLQRDYEAYSTDLIQRVTALTGLLARRDEFAQFISQRIFWLRSAAPLLSTRVPRDWQEPARKYGTLLRALGAEVRADPLPYALAGLAVGALLAVRPRLRALLGAMRERVARPYTDSFALTWRALWCTVLLSVPWPAALWFLASRIGAVSNEADPEAYGAAQALVAGLRAVTVTWLILELMRQICRPDGLGEVHFRWHTEALRVLRWNLSWLMLVSLPLVLIITAAERYPQRVWGDSVGRMAFVLGCVALSVFAARVLHPTKGAVANWLQKGAAGWLYRLRYVWYVAAVLVPLAYAATSISGYHYTALQFFARLNRTVWRLGLGLLVLHALLLRAVLVAQRKLAVEKARQRRAALQEAKETEAAGGEAPLIEEPELNLITIGTQTRKLLRAVIAFALVLGIWLTWADMLPALGFMKKVHLWSYTVESVAPSGEGAVAAVKRVEYITLAHLALALVIAGVAFVLTRNIPGLLEITILPRLPLDAGARFAVTTIARYVITIVGIVTVFNVIGVGWSNVQWLVAAVSVGLGFGLQEIFANFVSGLMLLFERPIRIGDTVTIGNITGTVTRIQIRATTITDWDRKELVIPNKEFITGQVVNWTLSDPMQRIVTTVGVAYGSDTDLVEKLLYQVAREEPNVLAEPEPRVYFRGFGESTLDFELRVFISHIDLLVRTKHQLHKAIDQAFRAAGIEIAFPQRDLHVRSLPPGLARPEPRPTADDPLTEPDKR, translated from the coding sequence ATGAGAATCGACAATCTGCCGACGAGCGTGCCGCGGTGCGGGTGGCGCGTGTGGGCGCTGGCCCTGTGCCTGCTGACGGGTTTGGCGCAGGCCCAGCAGCCGCCGGCGTCGCAGCCCGTGCCAGAGGGCGAGACCCCGACGACCACCCAGGCGACCTCGCGGCCGGGCGGGGCGACGGAAACGCCCGTCACGGGGATCAACGTCGAGAACATCCAGGAGCGCATGGCGCGGGTGGAGGCGGCGACCGACCTGTCCGACTCGGCCAAGGCGGAGTTGCTCGCGCTCGGCCGGCAGGCGATCGAGCAGCTGAACCTGGCGGCCGCTTGGGAGCTCAAAATCGCGGACTACGAGACTACCCGGGAGCAGACGCCGCAGTTGCTCGAAGCGGCGCGGCGGGAGTTGGCCGAAGCGACATCGCGGCCGGCGAGCGCGTCGGCGGCGGACGTTCCGGCGGACGCGACGCTAGATCAGCTGGCGCAGCTCCTGGCGGATGCCGAGGCGCGGTTGAAGCTGTGCCAGGAGCAGAGCGCGACCCTGGACGCGATCGCGAAGACGCGCAGCGAGCGGTTGGCGGAGTTGCCCGACCTGTTGACCGACGCCAACGCGCGGCTGCAGAAGATCACGGCTGAAGTTGGCGTGCCGCCGGCGCCGGGGGTCAATCCGGCGGTGGTGACGGCCCGGCGTGTGCTGTTGGTGGCCCAGCGGCGGGCGGTCGAGCAGGAAATCAAGGCTTACGAAGAGGAGCTGCGGTTCTTCCACGCGCGGAGCGAGCTGCTGGCCACCCGTCGGGATAAGGCGCGACTCGAGCTCGCGGCGGCGCAGGCGCGGGTTACGGCGCTGCAGCGGATCGTGCGGGACCGGCGGCAGGCGGAAGTTGAGCGGCAGATGCTGGAGGCCGAGCAGGAGTTGGCGCGCGCTCCGCAGGCGGTCAAGGATGTAGCCGAGATTAACAAGCGCCTGGTAAACGAGCGGGCCGAACTCGCGGCGCGGATCGATGCGGGCAAGGACGAGGTGCGGACCGTGGCGGAACTGGGGGAGCGGTTGAGCCGGGAGTTCGCGTATATGCGCGCGAACGCCGACCGCAAAGAGCTCGTGGACGTGATCGGGCCGCTGGTGCTGGAGCGCCAGGATGAGCTGAATGGGCTGGCACGGTACGAGCGCGCGCTGGCCGAGGTCAAGAAGGAGTTCACGCGGGTAGGGCTGCGGATCGCGGAGCTCGATGATATCCGCCAGTCCCTGACGGGCCAGGAGGAAGAGGTTGCGGGGGTGCAGCGGGCGATCGAGGAGGCGCTCGGGGCGGAGGTGGCGCAGCGGATGGAGCCGCGGGTGCGCAAGCTGCTGGCAGCGCGGCGCGAGACGCTGGAGGGTTTGCAGCGGGACTACGAAGCCTACTCGACCGACCTGATCCAGCGGGTGACGGCGCTGACCGGGTTGCTCGCGCGGCGGGACGAGTTTGCGCAATTCATCAGCCAGCGCATCTTCTGGCTGCGGAGCGCCGCGCCGCTGCTGTCGACGCGTGTGCCGCGCGACTGGCAGGAGCCGGCGCGGAAGTACGGCACGTTGCTGCGCGCGCTGGGCGCGGAGGTGCGTGCTGATCCGCTACCGTACGCGCTGGCCGGGCTGGCCGTAGGGGCGCTGCTGGCGGTCCGCCCGCGGCTGCGGGCTCTGCTGGGGGCGATGCGGGAGCGCGTGGCGCGACCGTACACGGACTCGTTTGCGCTGACGTGGCGCGCGCTGTGGTGCACCGTCCTGCTGAGCGTGCCGTGGCCCGCGGCGCTGTGGTTTCTGGCGTCGCGCATCGGGGCGGTCAGCAACGAGGCCGACCCGGAAGCGTACGGCGCCGCCCAGGCGCTGGTCGCGGGGCTGCGGGCGGTCACGGTGACCTGGCTCATTCTGGAGTTGATGCGCCAGATCTGCCGTCCCGACGGTCTGGGCGAAGTTCATTTTCGCTGGCACACCGAAGCGCTGCGCGTGTTGCGCTGGAACCTGAGCTGGCTCATGCTGGTGTCCCTGCCGCTGGTGCTGATCATCACGGCGGCGGAGCGCTACCCGCAGCGGGTCTGGGGAGATTCCGTCGGGCGGATGGCGTTCGTGCTCGGTTGCGTGGCGCTGTCGGTGTTTGCGGCGCGCGTGCTGCACCCGACGAAGGGGGCCGTCGCGAACTGGCTGCAGAAGGGCGCAGCGGGGTGGCTGTACCGGCTGCGCTACGTGTGGTATGTGGCCGCGGTGCTCGTGCCGCTGGCGTACGCGGCCACGTCCATCAGCGGGTATCACTACACGGCGCTGCAGTTCTTCGCGCGTCTGAACCGCACGGTGTGGCGGCTGGGGCTGGGACTGCTGGTGCTGCACGCGCTGCTGCTGCGGGCCGTGCTGGTGGCGCAACGCAAACTGGCGGTCGAGAAGGCCCGGCAGCGGCGGGCCGCACTGCAGGAGGCCAAGGAGACGGAGGCGGCGGGCGGCGAGGCGCCGCTTATCGAGGAGCCGGAGCTCAACCTGATCACCATTGGCACCCAGACGCGGAAGCTGCTGCGGGCGGTGATCGCGTTCGCGCTGGTACTGGGCATCTGGCTGACGTGGGCGGACATGCTGCCGGCGCTGGGCTTCATGAAGAAGGTCCACCTCTGGTCGTACACGGTGGAGTCGGTTGCGCCGAGCGGCGAAGGCGCGGTCGCGGCGGTCAAGCGCGTGGAGTACATCACGCTGGCACACCTGGCGCTGGCGCTGGTGATCGCGGGGGTGGCGTTCGTGCTGACCCGCAACATTCCGGGACTGCTGGAGATCACGATTCTCCCACGGCTGCCGCTGGACGCGGGCGCCCGCTTCGCGGTCACGACCATCGCCCGCTACGTCATCACGATCGTCGGCATCGTGACTGTGTTCAACGTCATCGGCGTGGGCTGGTCAAACGTGCAGTGGCTCGTGGCGGCGGTGTCCGTCGGGCTGGGGTTCGGGCTGCAGGAGATCTTCGCGAACTTCGTGTCCGGCCTGATGCTGCTGTTTGAGCGGCCGATCCGGATCGGCGACACTGTCACGATCGGGAACATCACGGGCACGGTGACGCGCATCCAGATCAGGGCGACGACGATCACCGACTGGGACCGCAAGGAGCTGGTGATCCCGAACAAGGAGTTCATCACCGGACAGGTTGTGAACTGGACGCTGTCGGACCCGATGCAGCGGATCGTAACCACGGTGGGCGTGGCCTACGGATCGGATACGGACCTCGTGGAAAAGCTCCTGTATCAGGTCGCCCGCGAGGAGCCGAACGTGCTGGCGGAGCCCGAGCCGCGGGTCTACTTTCGCGGATTCGGGGAAAGCACGCTGGATTTCGAGCTACGCGTGTTCATCAGCCACATTGACCTGCTGGTGCGCACCAAGCACCAGTTGCACAAGGCGATCGACCAGGCCTTCCGTGCCGCCGGCATCGAAATCGCCTTTCCCCAGCGCGATCTGCACGTGCGCAGCCTGCCGCCGGGGCTGGCGCGCCCCGAGCCGCGGCCGACCGCAGACGACCCCTTGACCGAGCCGGACAAGCGGTAG
- a CDS encoding alpha amylase C-terminal domain-containing protein, with protein sequence MADSTPPPSRTDGTGLIAIDPWLEPHADALRHRFQRYQAMRQRILDAEGSLAQFSHGHLYFGLNRGERDGQPGVWYREWAPGAIALSLVGDFNGWNRYSTPLHKDQFGVWSRFFPDAEFADRLTHGSRLKVHVHSAIGPRDRMPAYIRRAVCDPKTLDFSGQYWNPPQPYAWRHPTPTPRGNLRIYEAHVGMATEEQRIGTYREFTTQVLPRIAKAGYNAVQLMAIQEHPYYGSFGYQVSSFYAASSRFGTPEELKELIDTAHGFGLRVLLDLVHSHAVKNLNEGLNLFDGTDYQYFHAGGRGQHPAWDSLCFDYAKWEVLRFLLSNVRFWLEEYHFDGFRFDGVTSMMYLDHGLGHPFLSYPDYLPPHVDEDAIVYLQLANELTHTLRPDALTIAEDVSGMIGLARPLPEGGLGFDYRLAMGVPDYWIKLLRHQKDEDWNLGALCGMLMNRRPGERHVAYAESHDQALVGDKTIAMWLMDADIYYHMVKGSQNLVIDRGVALHKMIRLITFALGGEAYLNFMGNEFGHPEWIDFPREGNGFSYKYARRQWSLVDDPLLRYHALGAFDRAMVQLDVDYNLLAQTPTERLQVHEDNKLLFCRRGPLVIAFNFHPHKSYTDYRVGVPDATDYKLVLNTDDMWFGGHGEVVSGQVYPHQRVAWDDRPQSIQVYIPARTALVLAPL encoded by the coding sequence ATGGCAGACTCGACGCCACCCCCCTCCCGCACGGACGGCACCGGCCTCATCGCCATCGACCCCTGGCTCGAACCCCACGCCGACGCCCTGCGCCACCGCTTCCAACGCTACCAAGCCATGCGCCAGCGCATCCTCGACGCCGAGGGCTCGCTCGCCCAGTTCAGCCACGGACACCTGTACTTCGGCCTCAACCGCGGCGAGAGGGACGGCCAGCCCGGCGTCTGGTATCGCGAGTGGGCTCCGGGCGCCATCGCTCTGTCGCTCGTCGGCGATTTCAACGGCTGGAACCGTTACTCCACTCCGCTTCACAAGGACCAGTTCGGCGTCTGGAGCCGCTTCTTCCCCGACGCCGAGTTCGCCGACCGCCTCACGCACGGCAGCCGGCTCAAGGTCCATGTGCACAGCGCGATCGGCCCGCGCGACCGCATGCCGGCGTACATCCGCCGCGCCGTCTGCGACCCCAAGACGCTCGACTTCAGCGGCCAGTACTGGAACCCGCCGCAGCCCTACGCCTGGCGCCACCCCACACCCACGCCGCGCGGCAATCTGCGCATCTACGAAGCCCACGTCGGCATGGCCACCGAGGAGCAGCGCATCGGCACCTATCGCGAGTTCACAACACAAGTGCTCCCCCGCATCGCGAAGGCGGGCTACAACGCCGTCCAGCTCATGGCCATCCAGGAGCACCCCTACTACGGCTCGTTCGGCTACCAGGTCAGCAGCTTCTACGCCGCCTCGTCCCGTTTCGGCACGCCGGAGGAGCTGAAGGAGCTCATCGACACCGCCCACGGTTTCGGCCTGCGCGTCCTGCTCGACCTCGTCCACAGCCACGCCGTCAAGAACCTCAATGAGGGCCTCAACCTCTTCGACGGCACCGACTACCAGTACTTCCACGCCGGCGGGCGCGGCCAGCACCCCGCCTGGGACTCGCTCTGCTTCGATTACGCGAAGTGGGAAGTGCTCCGCTTCCTGCTCAGCAACGTCCGTTTCTGGCTCGAGGAGTACCACTTCGACGGGTTCCGGTTCGACGGCGTCACGAGCATGATGTACCTCGACCACGGGCTCGGACACCCGTTCCTGAGCTATCCCGATTACCTCCCGCCGCATGTCGATGAAGACGCCATCGTCTATCTCCAGCTCGCCAACGAGCTGACGCACACGCTGCGACCCGATGCGCTCACGATCGCCGAAGACGTCTCCGGCATGATCGGCCTGGCACGGCCGCTGCCCGAGGGTGGGCTCGGGTTCGACTACCGCCTCGCCATGGGCGTGCCCGACTACTGGATCAAGCTGCTCCGCCACCAAAAGGACGAGGACTGGAACCTCGGCGCGCTGTGCGGCATGCTGATGAATCGCCGCCCGGGCGAACGGCACGTCGCGTACGCCGAGTCGCACGATCAGGCGCTGGTCGGCGACAAGACCATTGCCATGTGGCTGATGGACGCGGACATCTACTACCACATGGTGAAGGGCAGCCAGAACCTGGTCATCGACCGCGGCGTGGCGCTGCACAAGATGATCCGGCTGATCACGTTCGCGCTCGGCGGCGAGGCGTACTTGAACTTCATGGGCAACGAGTTCGGGCACCCCGAGTGGATCGACTTCCCGCGCGAAGGCAACGGCTTCTCGTACAAATACGCCCGCCGGCAGTGGTCGCTCGTCGATGATCCGCTGCTGCGCTACCACGCACTGGGGGCGTTTGACCGCGCGATGGTCCAGCTCGACGTGGACTACAACCTGCTGGCGCAGACGCCGACCGAGCGGCTGCAAGTGCATGAAGACAATAAGTTGCTCTTCTGCCGGCGTGGACCGCTGGTGATCGCGTTCAATTTCCACCCGCACAAGTCATACACGGATTACCGCGTCGGGGTACCGGATGCGACCGACTACAAGCTCGTGCTGAACACCGACGACATGTGGTTCGGCGGCCACGGCGAAGTCGTTTCCGGGCAGGTCTACCCGCACCAGCGGGTCGCGTGGGACGATCGCCCGCAGAGCATCCAGGTCTACATCCCAGCCCGCACGGCCCTGGTCCTCGCGCCGTTATAG
- a CDS encoding nucleotide pyrophosphohydrolase: MSDASTPVAELRKIVADFVAARDWQCYHDAKNLSMSIAIEAAELMEHFQWVRNEELPNLLQNASARDKITDEVADVACYLLALANALQIDLTAAVTAKLAKNSTKYPVEQFRGRYYKPGQ, from the coding sequence ATGAGCGATGCATCCACTCCGGTGGCCGAATTACGCAAGATCGTGGCGGACTTTGTCGCGGCCCGTGACTGGCAGTGCTACCACGACGCGAAGAACCTCTCCATGTCGATCGCGATCGAGGCCGCCGAGCTGATGGAGCATTTCCAGTGGGTCCGCAACGAGGAGCTGCCAAACCTCCTGCAAAACGCCAGCGCCCGCGACAAGATCACCGACGAGGTTGCCGATGTGGCCTGCTACCTGCTCGCCCTGGCCAACGCCCTGCAAATCGACCTGACGGCCGCCGTCACCGCGAAGCTCGCCAAGAACTCGACCAAGTACCCCGTCGAGCAATTCCGCGGGCGGTACTACAAACCCGGCCAATAA
- a CDS encoding DUF3343 domain-containing protein — protein sequence MADYAVILVHTTSHAVFAERVLAQAGLAVKLIPTPRHLSSDCGTAVRILAPDMAVAAEKLAASGVPVDRIESWAT from the coding sequence GTGGCTGATTACGCGGTGATCCTGGTGCATACGACCAGTCACGCGGTCTTCGCCGAGCGCGTGCTTGCCCAAGCGGGGCTGGCGGTGAAGCTCATCCCGACGCCGCGGCACCTGAGCAGCGATTGCGGGACGGCAGTGCGCATCTTGGCCCCCGATATGGCCGTTGCTGCGGAGAAGCTCGCGGCGTCAGGCGTGCCGGTGGACCGCATCGAGTCCTGGGCGACGTAG
- a CDS encoding aminotransferase class V-fold PLP-dependent enzyme, which translates to MIYLDNAATSWPKPDCVPEAMLRYLRDVGASPGRSGHRLALAAERIRLDARLALAELFGVSDPLRIVFMHNATTALNVVLHGLLPPGSHVITTGMEHNAVMRPLQALAQRGVTVTVVACHADGTLAPTVLDACIQPATRLIVATHASNVCGTVLPIREMSAIAKQRGIPLLVDAAQTAGGWPIDLRRDGIDLLAFSGHKGLLGPSGTGGLAINDAFDVKCLPPLLQGGTGSRSEHEEHPADLPDRYEPGTPNMPGIAGLAAAARYVLETGVARIRTHERMLTQRLIDGLRGIVGVRVHGTQDAGQQTAVVAFTLVGQSVSDVAQALDERFGVLCRPGLHCAPRAHRTLGTFPHGTLRFAPGLFTTLQEADTALAAVAELAETTSRG; encoded by the coding sequence GTGATCTACCTCGATAACGCTGCCACATCCTGGCCCAAGCCTGATTGCGTGCCGGAGGCCATGCTGCGGTATCTGCGTGACGTCGGTGCCAGTCCGGGACGCAGCGGACACCGGCTGGCGCTCGCGGCAGAACGCATCCGCTTGGATGCGCGGCTCGCGCTGGCCGAGCTGTTCGGCGTGTCCGACCCGCTGCGCATCGTCTTCATGCACAACGCGACGACCGCCCTCAACGTTGTCCTGCACGGCCTGCTCCCGCCCGGGTCGCACGTCATCACGACCGGCATGGAGCACAACGCCGTCATGCGGCCGCTGCAAGCGCTGGCCCAGCGCGGCGTCACGGTCACCGTGGTTGCGTGTCATGCCGACGGCACGCTCGCCCCGACCGTGCTCGACGCGTGCATCCAACCTGCGACGCGCCTGATCGTGGCGACCCACGCGTCCAACGTGTGCGGCACCGTGCTGCCCATTCGCGAGATGAGTGCGATCGCCAAACAGCGCGGTATCCCGCTGCTGGTAGACGCGGCGCAGACCGCCGGCGGCTGGCCGATCGACCTCCGCCGCGACGGCATTGATCTGCTGGCCTTCAGCGGCCACAAGGGGCTGCTTGGTCCGAGCGGGACCGGTGGACTCGCGATCAACGATGCCTTCGACGTCAAGTGCCTGCCGCCGCTGCTGCAAGGCGGCACGGGCAGCCGCTCGGAGCACGAGGAGCATCCCGCGGACTTGCCCGACAGGTACGAGCCCGGCACGCCGAACATGCCCGGCATTGCCGGCCTGGCCGCGGCGGCGCGCTACGTACTGGAGACCGGCGTGGCGCGGATTCGCACGCACGAGCGCATGCTCACACAACGTCTGATCGACGGCCTGCGCGGCATCGTCGGCGTCCGCGTGCACGGCACGCAGGACGCCGGGCAGCAGACGGCGGTCGTCGCGTTCACGCTTGTCGGTCAATCCGTGTCCGACGTGGCGCAGGCGCTGGACGAGCGGTTCGGCGTGCTCTGCCGGCCGGGGCTGCATTGTGCGCCGCGGGCGCATCGCACCTTGGGCACGTTTCCGCACGGTACGCTACGGTTTGCTCCGGGCCTCTTCACGACGCTGCAGGAGGCGGACACGGCGCTGGCGGCGGTCGCGGAGTTGGCAGAGACAACGTCCCGTGGCTGA
- a CDS encoding sulfurtransferase TusA family protein, giving the protein MAEKVDARGLSCPQPVMLTRQALQKAAGGPVVVLLDSMTQVQNCTRAAESLGWQVNCEQKGREFELTLRK; this is encoded by the coding sequence ATGGCGGAGAAAGTGGACGCACGCGGGCTGTCCTGCCCGCAACCCGTGATGCTCACGCGTCAGGCGCTGCAGAAGGCGGCCGGCGGCCCGGTGGTCGTGCTGCTCGACAGCATGACGCAAGTGCAGAATTGCACCCGCGCGGCGGAGTCGCTCGGCTGGCAGGTGAACTGTGAGCAGAAGGGCCGTGAGTTTGAGCTGACGCTGCGCAAGTAA
- a CDS encoding YedE-related selenium metabolism membrane protein → MSHGRRRSPCSHGGRHEAADARPWSRVRSPPLLSLPPACRAADSTAARAKRFAVHPHSWHFPPAARLHKEAFAVKTTPDFFATRTGIIVVGLIIGGLAASLQWRGNPPNMGVCVACFTRDIAGALGLHRAAPVQYLRPEIPAFCLGAFLAALMSREFRPRTGSSPLVRFILGMFAMIGALVFLGCPWRAMLRLAGGDWNAILGIAGLIVGIAAGVQFLKFGFNLGRHYPARTLAGLAMPFIMLVLLVLAIVYPHVGENAGLFRSEKGPGAAAAPVAVSILVGLVIGVLAQRTRFCTVGGFRDLILMRDTHLLSGVLAFLVAAFAVNLILHQFHPGFTLGTGADGKALMQPAAHTNGWLNFGGMVLAGLCFTLAGGCPGRQVFLSGEGDGDAGVFVLGMLTGAAVAHNFLMTGNAAFAPHIVIFGLVLVCIIGILGREKLAPTR, encoded by the coding sequence ATGAGCCACGGCAGGAGGCGCAGTCCGTGTTCGCACGGCGGAAGACATGAGGCGGCCGACGCGCGACCCTGGTCCAGGGTCCGGTCACCACCGTTGCTGTCACTGCCCCCCGCATGTCGCGCGGCGGATAGCACTGCCGCGCGCGCCAAGCGCTTCGCAGTACACCCTCACTCCTGGCATTTCCCCCCGGCGGCTCGTTTACACAAGGAGGCTTTCGCTGTGAAGACCACCCCGGACTTTTTCGCCACTCGCACCGGCATCATCGTGGTCGGCCTGATCATCGGCGGCCTGGCTGCGTCGCTGCAATGGCGCGGTAACCCGCCCAACATGGGCGTCTGCGTCGCTTGTTTCACGCGCGACATCGCCGGCGCGCTGGGCCTGCACCGCGCGGCCCCGGTGCAGTACCTGCGGCCGGAAATCCCCGCTTTCTGCCTGGGTGCGTTCCTCGCGGCGTTGATGTCCCGCGAGTTCCGCCCGCGCACCGGCTCGTCTCCGCTTGTGCGTTTCATCCTTGGTATGTTTGCGATGATCGGCGCCCTCGTCTTTCTCGGCTGCCCCTGGCGGGCCATGTTGCGCTTGGCCGGCGGCGACTGGAACGCCATCCTCGGAATTGCCGGCCTGATTGTCGGCATCGCGGCCGGCGTGCAATTCCTGAAGTTCGGGTTCAACCTCGGTCGCCATTACCCGGCCCGTACGCTGGCCGGCCTCGCGATGCCCTTCATCATGCTCGTCCTGCTCGTCCTGGCGATCGTCTATCCGCACGTCGGCGAGAACGCCGGCCTGTTCCGCAGCGAGAAGGGCCCCGGTGCCGCCGCCGCTCCGGTCGCGGTCTCGATCCTCGTCGGCCTCGTCATCGGCGTCCTGGCCCAGCGCACCCGCTTCTGCACCGTGGGCGGCTTCCGCGATCTGATCCTCATGCGTGATACGCACCTGCTCAGTGGCGTGCTGGCGTTTCTCGTCGCCGCGTTTGCCGTGAACCTGATCCTCCACCAGTTCCACCCGGGCTTCACGCTCGGCACGGGTGCCGACGGTAAGGCGCTCATGCAGCCGGCCGCGCACACGAACGGCTGGCTCAACTTCGGCGGCATGGTCCTCGCCGGCCTGTGCTTCACCCTCGCCGGCGGCTGCCCGGGACGGCAGGTATTCCTCTCCGGCGAAGGCGATGGCGACGCGGGCGTGTTCGTGCTCGGCATGCTGACCGGCGCCGCCGTGGCGCACAATTTCCTCATGACTGGCAACGCGGCCTTCGCGCCGCACATCGTCATCTTCGGCTTGGTTCTGGTCTGCATCATCGGCATCCTGGGCCGCGAGAAGCTGGCCCCTACGAGGTGA
- a CDS encoding sigma-70 family RNA polymerase sigma factor has product MGKRTDITTLLNQASAGDTSAVNRLIPMVYDELRALAQSYLRHERPDLTLQATALVHEAYFRLIQQERVQWQGRAHFLALAAQAIRRILVDHARHHAREKRGGGRERVRLDEGVAVAAERDLDLVALDEALEKLARLQPRQAQIVELRFFGGLSLTEVAEYLHVSPRTVDGDWAMARAWLRRELREDAAP; this is encoded by the coding sequence ATGGGCAAGCGCACCGACATAACGACCCTCCTCAACCAGGCGAGTGCCGGCGACACCAGCGCCGTCAATCGCCTTATTCCTATGGTGTATGACGAGTTGCGCGCCCTCGCCCAAAGCTACCTTCGCCATGAGCGACCCGATCTCACGCTCCAGGCCACCGCCCTGGTGCATGAGGCATACTTCCGCCTGATCCAGCAGGAACGCGTGCAGTGGCAAGGCCGGGCGCACTTCCTCGCGCTGGCGGCGCAGGCCATTCGCCGCATCCTGGTCGATCACGCCCGCCATCACGCCCGCGAAAAACGTGGCGGCGGACGCGAGCGTGTCCGGCTCGATGAGGGCGTGGCCGTGGCGGCGGAGCGTGATCTCGATCTGGTCGCGCTGGACGAAGCGCTCGAGAAGCTGGCCCGATTGCAGCCGCGGCAGGCTCAGATCGTGGAGCTGCGCTTCTTTGGCGGACTGAGTCTGACGGAAGTGGCGGAGTATCTGCACGTGTCGCCGCGCACCGTGGACGGCGACTGGGCGATGGCGCGCGCGTGGCTGCGGCGCGAGCTGCGGGAAGATGCGGCGCCATGA